One Phoenix dactylifera cultivar Barhee BC4 chromosome 14, palm_55x_up_171113_PBpolish2nd_filt_p, whole genome shotgun sequence DNA window includes the following coding sequences:
- the LOC103701367 gene encoding ultraviolet-B receptor UVR8 isoform X3, whose product MAEEGAGDDMTAPAPAPAPIEVVLISAGASHSVALLSDNVVCSWGRGEDGQLGHGDAEDRHLPTLLSALNNPGFVSVTCGADHTTAYSESELQVYSWGWGDFGRLGHGNSSDVFTPQPIKALQGLKIKQIACGDSHCLAVTVDGVVQSWGRNQNGQLGLGTTEDSLVPQKIQAFQGIAVKMVAAGAEHTAAVTEDGELYGWGWGRYGNLGLGDRNDRLVPEKVSAIEGQKMVLVACGWRHTIAASASGNLYTFGWSKYGQLGHGDFEDHLIPHQLEALKDSCISQISGGWRHTMALTSDGRLYGWGWNKFGQLGVGDNVDHCSPVEVKFPDEQKVVQISCGWRHTLALTEKRNVFSWGRGTSGQLGHGDIFDRNIPKMIEVLSADGSGCKDLASSKVDLTGKVWISPSERYAVVPDETIIEDTKILM is encoded by the exons ATGGCAGAAGAAGGCGCCGGCGATGACATGACCGCACCGGCACCGGCACCGGCTCCTATCGAGGTCGTTCTGATCTCCGCCGGAGCCAGCCACTCCGTCGCGCTTCTCT CTGACAATGTGGTCTGCTCTTGGGGAAGGGGTGAAGATGGACAGTTGGGCCATGGAGATGCTGAAGATCGACATCTTCCGACACTATTAAGTGCATTGAATAACCCAGGCTTTGTGTCTGTTACTTGTGGAGCTGATCATACAACAGCATATTCTGAATCAGAATTGCAAGTTTACAGCTGGGGATG GGGTGATTTTGGAAGGTTAGGGCATGGAAATTCTAGTGATGTCTTTACTCCACAACCAATCAAAGCATTACAAGGATTAAAAATTAAACAGATTGCTTGTGGTGAtagccattgtttggctgtGACTGTGGATGGGGTGGTGCAAAG TTGGGGGCGGAACCAAAATGGGCAACTGGGTCTTGGAACCACTGAAGATTCTCTTGTACCTCAAAAGATTCAAGCCTTTCAG GGAATTGCTGTCAAAATGGTTGCAGCAGGTGCTGAACATACTGCTGCAGTTACTGAAGATGGTGAGCTCTATGGTTGGGGATGGGGCCGGTATGGAAATTTGGGTTTAGGTGACCGTAATGATCGGTTAGTCCCAGAGAAAGTTTCTGCTATAGAG GGACAGAAAATGGTGCTTGTCGCATGTGGGTGGCGTCATACCATAGCTGCGTCTGCCTCTGGGAACTTATACACATTTGGATGGAGCAAATATGGTCAACTAGGGCATGGAGACTTTGAGGATCACCTTATTCCGCATCAGTTGGAGGCATTAAAAGATAGCTGCATTTCTCAG ATATCAGGTGGATGGAGACATACGATGGCACTCACATCAGATGGAAGGCTTTACGGATGGGGATGGAATAAG TTTGGACAACTTGGTGTGGGTGATAATGTTGATCACTGCTCTCCAGTAGAAGTTAAATTTCCAGATGAACAG AAAGTTGTCCAAATCTCATGTGGATGGAGGCACACTCTTGCTCTTACCGAAAAAAGAAACGTATTTTCATGGGGAAGGGGTACCAGTGGACAGCTTGGCCATGGAGATATTTTTGACCG GAACATTCCCAAGATGATCGAGGTTTTAAGTGCGGATGGGTCAGGTTGCAAGGATTTAGCATCCTCGAAAGTGGATTTGACAG GCAAAGTCTGGATTTCACCATCTGAAAGATACGCTGTTGTTCCTGATGAAACT ATCATTGAGGATACCAAGATTCTCATGTAG
- the LOC103701367 gene encoding ultraviolet-B receptor UVR8 isoform X1, which translates to MAEEGAGDDMTAPAPAPAPIEVVLISAGASHSVALLSDNVVCSWGRGEDGQLGHGDAEDRHLPTLLSALNNPGFVSVTCGADHTTAYSESELQVYSWGWGDFGRLGHGNSSDVFTPQPIKALQGLKIKQIACGDSHCLAVTVDGVVQSWGRNQNGQLGLGTTEDSLVPQKIQAFQGIAVKMVAAGAEHTAAVTEDGELYGWGWGRYGNLGLGDRNDRLVPEKVSAIEGQKMVLVACGWRHTIAASASGNLYTFGWSKYGQLGHGDFEDHLIPHQLEALKDSCISQISGGWRHTMALTSDGRLYGWGWNKFGQLGVGDNVDHCSPVEVKFPDEQKVVQISCGWRHTLALTEKRNVFSWGRGTSGQLGHGDIFDRNIPKMIEVLSADGSGCKDLASSKVDLTGKVWISPSERYAVVPDETVTKEAANPIRGNGNDTSVPESDVKRIRV; encoded by the exons ATGGCAGAAGAAGGCGCCGGCGATGACATGACCGCACCGGCACCGGCACCGGCTCCTATCGAGGTCGTTCTGATCTCCGCCGGAGCCAGCCACTCCGTCGCGCTTCTCT CTGACAATGTGGTCTGCTCTTGGGGAAGGGGTGAAGATGGACAGTTGGGCCATGGAGATGCTGAAGATCGACATCTTCCGACACTATTAAGTGCATTGAATAACCCAGGCTTTGTGTCTGTTACTTGTGGAGCTGATCATACAACAGCATATTCTGAATCAGAATTGCAAGTTTACAGCTGGGGATG GGGTGATTTTGGAAGGTTAGGGCATGGAAATTCTAGTGATGTCTTTACTCCACAACCAATCAAAGCATTACAAGGATTAAAAATTAAACAGATTGCTTGTGGTGAtagccattgtttggctgtGACTGTGGATGGGGTGGTGCAAAG TTGGGGGCGGAACCAAAATGGGCAACTGGGTCTTGGAACCACTGAAGATTCTCTTGTACCTCAAAAGATTCAAGCCTTTCAG GGAATTGCTGTCAAAATGGTTGCAGCAGGTGCTGAACATACTGCTGCAGTTACTGAAGATGGTGAGCTCTATGGTTGGGGATGGGGCCGGTATGGAAATTTGGGTTTAGGTGACCGTAATGATCGGTTAGTCCCAGAGAAAGTTTCTGCTATAGAG GGACAGAAAATGGTGCTTGTCGCATGTGGGTGGCGTCATACCATAGCTGCGTCTGCCTCTGGGAACTTATACACATTTGGATGGAGCAAATATGGTCAACTAGGGCATGGAGACTTTGAGGATCACCTTATTCCGCATCAGTTGGAGGCATTAAAAGATAGCTGCATTTCTCAG ATATCAGGTGGATGGAGACATACGATGGCACTCACATCAGATGGAAGGCTTTACGGATGGGGATGGAATAAG TTTGGACAACTTGGTGTGGGTGATAATGTTGATCACTGCTCTCCAGTAGAAGTTAAATTTCCAGATGAACAG AAAGTTGTCCAAATCTCATGTGGATGGAGGCACACTCTTGCTCTTACCGAAAAAAGAAACGTATTTTCATGGGGAAGGGGTACCAGTGGACAGCTTGGCCATGGAGATATTTTTGACCG GAACATTCCCAAGATGATCGAGGTTTTAAGTGCGGATGGGTCAGGTTGCAAGGATTTAGCATCCTCGAAAGTGGATTTGACAG GCAAAGTCTGGATTTCACCATCTGAAAGATACGCTGTTGTTCCTGATGAAACT GTAACAAAAGAAGCAGCAAATCCGATCAGGGGCAATGGGAATGATACAAGTGTACCAGAGAGTGATGTCAAGAGAATTAGGGTCTAG
- the LOC103701367 gene encoding ultraviolet-B receptor UVR8 isoform X2, which produces MAEEGAGDDMTAPAPAPAPIEVVLISAGASHSVALLSDNVVCSWGRGEDGQLGHGDAEDRHLPTLLSALNNPGFVSVTCGADHTTAYSESELQVYSWGWGDFGRLGHGNSSDVFTPQPIKALQGLKIKQIACGDSHCLAVTVDGVVQSWGRNQNGQLGLGTTEDSLVPQKIQAFQGIAVKMVAAGAEHTAAVTEDGELYGWGWGRYGNLGLGDRNDRLVPEKVSAIEKMVLVACGWRHTIAASASGNLYTFGWSKYGQLGHGDFEDHLIPHQLEALKDSCISQISGGWRHTMALTSDGRLYGWGWNKFGQLGVGDNVDHCSPVEVKFPDEQKVVQISCGWRHTLALTEKRNVFSWGRGTSGQLGHGDIFDRNIPKMIEVLSADGSGCKDLASSKVDLTGKVWISPSERYAVVPDETVTKEAANPIRGNGNDTSVPESDVKRIRV; this is translated from the exons ATGGCAGAAGAAGGCGCCGGCGATGACATGACCGCACCGGCACCGGCACCGGCTCCTATCGAGGTCGTTCTGATCTCCGCCGGAGCCAGCCACTCCGTCGCGCTTCTCT CTGACAATGTGGTCTGCTCTTGGGGAAGGGGTGAAGATGGACAGTTGGGCCATGGAGATGCTGAAGATCGACATCTTCCGACACTATTAAGTGCATTGAATAACCCAGGCTTTGTGTCTGTTACTTGTGGAGCTGATCATACAACAGCATATTCTGAATCAGAATTGCAAGTTTACAGCTGGGGATG GGGTGATTTTGGAAGGTTAGGGCATGGAAATTCTAGTGATGTCTTTACTCCACAACCAATCAAAGCATTACAAGGATTAAAAATTAAACAGATTGCTTGTGGTGAtagccattgtttggctgtGACTGTGGATGGGGTGGTGCAAAG TTGGGGGCGGAACCAAAATGGGCAACTGGGTCTTGGAACCACTGAAGATTCTCTTGTACCTCAAAAGATTCAAGCCTTTCAG GGAATTGCTGTCAAAATGGTTGCAGCAGGTGCTGAACATACTGCTGCAGTTACTGAAGATGGTGAGCTCTATGGTTGGGGATGGGGCCGGTATGGAAATTTGGGTTTAGGTGACCGTAATGATCGGTTAGTCCCAGAGAAAGTTTCTGCTATAGAG AAAATGGTGCTTGTCGCATGTGGGTGGCGTCATACCATAGCTGCGTCTGCCTCTGGGAACTTATACACATTTGGATGGAGCAAATATGGTCAACTAGGGCATGGAGACTTTGAGGATCACCTTATTCCGCATCAGTTGGAGGCATTAAAAGATAGCTGCATTTCTCAG ATATCAGGTGGATGGAGACATACGATGGCACTCACATCAGATGGAAGGCTTTACGGATGGGGATGGAATAAG TTTGGACAACTTGGTGTGGGTGATAATGTTGATCACTGCTCTCCAGTAGAAGTTAAATTTCCAGATGAACAG AAAGTTGTCCAAATCTCATGTGGATGGAGGCACACTCTTGCTCTTACCGAAAAAAGAAACGTATTTTCATGGGGAAGGGGTACCAGTGGACAGCTTGGCCATGGAGATATTTTTGACCG GAACATTCCCAAGATGATCGAGGTTTTAAGTGCGGATGGGTCAGGTTGCAAGGATTTAGCATCCTCGAAAGTGGATTTGACAG GCAAAGTCTGGATTTCACCATCTGAAAGATACGCTGTTGTTCCTGATGAAACT GTAACAAAAGAAGCAGCAAATCCGATCAGGGGCAATGGGAATGATACAAGTGTACCAGAGAGTGATGTCAAGAGAATTAGGGTCTAG